The genome window TTGAGTTCCAGGGCAATTCGACGAACAACCCCCACAAAGGGATCATTCTGTAGAACCATGTCTGAAAGCTGTTTAAAAGTTTCTCGATGATACCGCGCAGGAGCAATACTTGCAATTGCTCTGAAAAGAGATGCTAGTTGTCTATCATCCCCTTTCCGAAGCATTAATGCAGCTTTTTCGATAGCTTTTTGGGAAAAATGCCCTTTAGCTTTATCGATCATTGAAATGGCCACTTTCATCATCTCCTTTAAGTGATTTTGACCTTGACCATTTACTTTTTTTCGAAAAGGCGAATTTTTTTCATTTTAATAGAGTATTTGCATTAAGTAAAGCAAATATAAAACATGTTAAAAAAACAGGGGGCAAGAAAGAAAGTTCTTTCGCCCCCTGGGATCCTCTATTACAAATAAGAGAAAATTACATTATTTTTTGTTAGTATCTTTTAAATACCATTCCGTTAATAGAGAGCCTGCCACATAAATCGAACTATATGTTCCTACGACGATACCAACAAGCAAAGCTAAAGAGAAATTAGCTATAACCGGTCCACCCCAAATGAAAAGGGCAAGTACAGGTAGGAACGTTGTCAAAGATGTATTGATCGTTCTTGACAGAGTTTGATTGATAGACATATCAAGCAAGTTGGCAATTCCCTCTTGTCTCAAATACTTCCAATTTTCACGTACTCTATCAAGTACGACTATTGTATCATTAAGAGAATAACCGACAATAGTTAAAATAGCAGCGATGAAAGGCAAACTAATCTCTCGACCAGTAAGACTGAATACACCCAATGTAATAATAGAGTCATGAATTAGTGCAGCAACGCTAACTACGGCAAATCTAAACCGGAAGCGAACTGTTATATACGCTAAAATTCCCAAAAGGGCAAGTCCCACAGCAATTAACGCTTCGCGGCGCAATTTTTCGCCAACAACTGGTCCTACCTTCTCGAATCGAAGCACTTCCATGTCCTGATATTTATCTTTAAGTGACTGGATAACTTCTTTGCGAGATTCCTCTGTATCGGCATTAACTCGAATAATAACTCCGCGATCGCTATAAGCCTGAATAACAGCCTGTTTTTGGCCGACTCCTGCCAAAACATTACGAACATCCCCTACTGGGACAGGAGAACTAAACTCTACTTGAACAACGTTACCTCCTGTGAAGTCTATACCCAGATTAAGTCCCTTCACTAAAAGGAGTCCAAGGCTCACTACAATAAGTACCAGGCTAAGAAGGAGCGCTTGTCGCCGATGCTTCATAAGTTGAAAAGAAAACTTTTTATTGAACATGTGCAAACCCCCCTCGCCTATGAACGGTGACTAGAAAAAGAAGCTTTAGAACCACTCATGAGAGCCTGGAGCAAAACACGGGTGACAATAACTGCGCTGAAAACGCTCGCTAAAATCCCTATGCTTAACGTAACAGCAAACCCTCGAACAGGACCACTTCCAAAATAATAGAGAACTCCTGCCGCTATAAGAGTAGTAACGTTGGCATCAAGAATGGTTGTTAACGCTTTTTTAAATCCTGCATCAATTGCAGCACTAGGCGTTTTACCCATTTCAGACTCTTCTTTTACTCTTTCATAAATCAAGATGTTTCCATCTACTGCCATTCCGATAGTCAAAATAATACCGGCTATTCCTGGCAAAGTCAGAGTTGCCTTCAAGCTGATAAGGCCAGCAAAGACAAGAAGGATACATACACCAAGCGCAACATCGGCTGCTAAACCAAGACTTCTATAGTAAAGCAACATAAAGCCCAAAACAAGCAAAGTACCAATAAGTCCCGCTTTAAGTCCAGATCTGACAGAATCTGCTCCGAGGCTGGGTCCAACAGATCGGTTTTCTATTACTTCTACAGGAACAGGAAGGGCGCCTGCTCGAAGCATTATGGCCAAACGCTGAGCTTCTGTAGCAGAGAAACGTCCTGAAATCTGCGCATTACCACCACTGATACGCTCTTGAACCACAGGCGCAGAAACTACATTTCCGTCAAGGATAATAGCTATCTGTTTCCCTACATTATCTGCCGTCGCCTGTTCAAAAAGCTTTGCACCTTCAGAATTAAACTCAAGAGTAACAACTGCCCGCCCCAAATTATCAAACTGAGTCTTGGCATCAACAAGATGTTTCCCGCTTACAAGAGCTGAACCAAGCAAAAAATATCTGCCTTCATCATCTTGGGCGACAATTGCACCTTCAATAGTTTGAGACTGTTTTTCCAGTTCAGATTTGTATGTTTCAATTTCACTCTTAGCTTCGTTCCATCTTTCTTGGGCCGTTTTGAATTCTTCGTCGTTAACATAATTAGGCCGTTCAGGGCCAGGAGGGACTGCCGGAGTTGCACCGATAACCTTCCGGAACTCAAGCAAGGCTGTTTTTCCAATAAGCTCAAGTGCTGCTTCAGGATCTTCCACACCTGGCAAATCGACTATTACACGATCCCGTCCCTCTCGCTGAATCACCGGTTCCGCAACACCATACTGATCTATACGATTTCTTAAAACAGCCAATAGCCGTTCTATACTATCGTCAGTAAGGACACTACCTGGCACAGACTTTGCCTGGAGAACAATATGCGCTCCGCCTTTCAAGTCAAGACCTAAATTTATCTTTCCTTTTATAGGAAAGACAGAGAGCAGGGCGGCAACAATTACCACTGCAACTAAGACAAGCCGCCATCGGTCTTTCTTCAACATGACTTTAACCTCCCTAAACCTTAAGTTCCAAAAACTTTAACATTGAACAAAATCATAGAAAAAGGAGCGGACACTCAGAGTATCCACTCCATTTACACTATAATATAAGAGTTAACCTACTTCTCTTCATCTTCCTTTGTCTCTTCTTCAGAAGGAGCCTCGGAAGTAGCTTTTTCATTGCTTACTGCTGGCTCAGCTGCTGCAGATCTCTTATTGATGATAGAAGATTTGAGAATACGAACCTTCACACCGTCTGCTATTTCAAGAATTATGCTGTCATCTTTCACTTCGCGAACTGTACCAAAAAAGCCACCTGCAGTTATAACCTGATCGCCACGAGTCAGGGCTGCCAAAAGATCATCATGCTGCTTTTGACGTTTCTTTTGCGGCCTAATGATAAAGAAATAAAAAATAAGCACAAATATTACGAGAGGGAAAAGCATCCCCAAAAGACCACCTTGCGCTCCACCAGCTCCTGTTGTCTGACCACACTGCTGATTCAAATAAAACGCCTCCTCTTCTAAATTCATCCCTTTGAGTTCAACAGTGATATTCTAGCAGAATATCAAATCCATAAAAGGGTTTATTATTACTCTTCTCTATGTTTGAGATAAAAAAGTAATTTTTCGAGCTCTAC of Aminobacterium sp. MB27-C1 contains these proteins:
- the secF gene encoding protein translocase subunit SecF produces the protein MFNKKFSFQLMKHRRQALLLSLVLIVVSLGLLLVKGLNLGIDFTGGNVVQVEFSSPVPVGDVRNVLAGVGQKQAVIQAYSDRGVIIRVNADTEESRKEVIQSLKDKYQDMEVLRFEKVGPVVGEKLRREALIAVGLALLGILAYITVRFRFRFAVVSVAALIHDSIITLGVFSLTGREISLPFIAAILTIVGYSLNDTIVVLDRVRENWKYLRQEGIANLLDMSINQTLSRTINTSLTTFLPVLALFIWGGPVIANFSLALLVGIVVGTYSSIYVAGSLLTEWYLKDTNKK
- the secD gene encoding protein translocase subunit SecD, which translates into the protein MLKKDRWRLVLVAVVIVAALLSVFPIKGKINLGLDLKGGAHIVLQAKSVPGSVLTDDSIERLLAVLRNRIDQYGVAEPVIQREGRDRVIVDLPGVEDPEAALELIGKTALLEFRKVIGATPAVPPGPERPNYVNDEEFKTAQERWNEAKSEIETYKSELEKQSQTIEGAIVAQDDEGRYFLLGSALVSGKHLVDAKTQFDNLGRAVVTLEFNSEGAKLFEQATADNVGKQIAIILDGNVVSAPVVQERISGGNAQISGRFSATEAQRLAIMLRAGALPVPVEVIENRSVGPSLGADSVRSGLKAGLIGTLLVLGFMLLYYRSLGLAADVALGVCILLVFAGLISLKATLTLPGIAGIILTIGMAVDGNILIYERVKEESEMGKTPSAAIDAGFKKALTTILDANVTTLIAAGVLYYFGSGPVRGFAVTLSIGILASVFSAVIVTRVLLQALMSGSKASFSSHRS
- the yajC gene encoding preprotein translocase subunit YajC, encoding MNQQCGQTTGAGGAQGGLLGMLFPLVIFVLIFYFFIIRPQKKRQKQHDDLLAALTRGDQVITAGGFFGTVREVKDDSIILEIADGVKVRILKSSIINKRSAAAEPAVSNEKATSEAPSEEETKEDEEK